One stretch of Nocardia fluminea DNA includes these proteins:
- the fadD5 gene encoding fatty-acid--CoA ligase FadD5 has protein sequence MSTEPLRSRRNHWMNQIAIHATTIPDAPAVRYLGKTTSWGELHWRVGRLADALDRRGVEPGDRVMILMLNNTEYLESVFAINTLGAIAVPVNFRLTPPEIAYLVADSGAAVIITDTVLAPLAAAVAGQSPELRTRIVVGAPTDDDALGYEDLIAENGEPHEPRDVTEDTAALIMYTSGTTGNPKGAVLTHLNMNSQALTCIRAMRYSADDIAFCASPLFHIAGLGSVASCFVLGALTVIHPLKAFDAGEVLDAWERERATSVFLVPAQWQVVCADPTVAQRDLRLRVISWGAAPASDTVLRAMAETFPNALNVAVFGQTEMSPITCVLDGEDAIRKLGSVGKPIPTIATRVVDDEMNDVPQGEIGEIVYRGPTLMREYWNNPRATADAFAGGWFHSGDLVRLDEEGFVYVVDRKKDMIISGGENIYCAEVENVLFAHPRIREAAVIGRVDDKWGEVPVAIVAVEDAEDISLADLEAHLNTHLARYKHPKDLVVVDALPRNAGGKVVKHELRKLHGSTGLTPAVTG, from the coding sequence ATGTCCACAGAACCCCTGCGCTCGCGCCGCAATCACTGGATGAACCAGATCGCGATCCATGCCACGACCATCCCGGATGCTCCCGCCGTGCGGTACCTGGGCAAGACCACCAGCTGGGGTGAACTGCACTGGCGGGTGGGACGGCTGGCCGACGCACTCGATCGCCGCGGCGTCGAGCCCGGCGACCGCGTGATGATCCTGATGCTCAACAACACCGAGTACCTCGAATCGGTGTTCGCGATCAACACCCTGGGTGCTATCGCGGTGCCGGTGAACTTCCGGCTCACCCCGCCCGAGATCGCCTACCTCGTGGCCGACAGCGGCGCCGCCGTGATCATCACCGACACGGTGCTCGCCCCGCTCGCCGCAGCGGTAGCGGGCCAGTCCCCCGAACTGCGTACCCGGATCGTGGTCGGCGCACCGACCGACGACGATGCGCTCGGCTACGAGGACCTCATCGCCGAGAACGGCGAACCGCACGAGCCACGCGATGTCACCGAGGACACCGCCGCCCTGATCATGTACACCTCCGGCACCACCGGAAACCCCAAGGGCGCGGTCCTGACCCACCTGAACATGAACTCGCAGGCGCTCACCTGCATCCGCGCCATGCGCTACAGCGCCGACGACATCGCCTTCTGCGCGTCGCCGCTGTTCCACATCGCCGGATTGGGCAGCGTCGCATCGTGTTTCGTCCTCGGCGCGTTGACGGTGATCCATCCGCTCAAGGCCTTCGACGCGGGCGAAGTGCTCGACGCCTGGGAGCGCGAGCGTGCGACCTCGGTGTTCCTCGTGCCCGCTCAGTGGCAGGTGGTCTGCGCTGATCCGACTGTCGCACAGCGTGATCTGCGGCTGCGGGTGATCAGCTGGGGCGCGGCCCCCGCCTCCGACACCGTGCTGCGAGCCATGGCGGAGACTTTCCCGAACGCGCTCAACGTGGCAGTCTTCGGGCAGACCGAGATGTCGCCGATCACCTGCGTTCTCGACGGTGAGGACGCGATCCGCAAGCTCGGCTCGGTCGGCAAGCCGATCCCCACCATCGCCACCCGCGTCGTCGACGACGAGATGAACGACGTCCCGCAGGGCGAGATCGGCGAAATCGTCTATCGCGGACCGACTTTGATGCGCGAGTACTGGAACAACCCGCGCGCGACCGCCGATGCGTTCGCGGGCGGCTGGTTCCACTCCGGCGATCTCGTCCGCCTCGACGAGGAGGGTTTCGTCTACGTCGTGGACCGCAAGAAGGACATGATCATCTCCGGCGGCGAGAACATCTACTGCGCCGAGGTGGAGAACGTGCTGTTCGCGCACCCGCGGATCAGAGAGGCGGCGGTGATCGGCCGCGTCGACGACAAGTGGGGAGAGGTCCCGGTCGCGATCGTGGCCGTCGAGGACGCCGAAGACATCAGTCTCGCCGACCTCGAAGCGCACCTGAACACCCACCTCGCGCGCTACAAGCACCCGAAGGACCTCGTGGTGGTCGATGCCCTGCCGCGCAATGCGGGCGGCAAGGTCGTCAAGCACGAATTGCGCAAACTGCACGGCTCGACGGGCTTGACGCCCGCGGTCACCGGCTGA
- a CDS encoding enoyl-CoA hydratase-related protein has translation MSESVLVTEAGGVLRLTIDRQARLNAIDLAAMAELGELISAAAARPSVRVIVLTGAGKAFCTGADLAAAAAAGGNEASPQVVMDTANAVIRAIIASPLPVIARVNGPAAGVGASIALAADLVYAADSAYLLLPFTSIGLMPDGGATAVVAAAMGRARAAEMALLGARLPAADAAAAGLITRCVPAAELDDQIDAVAAQLAAGPRRALQLTKAAINAATLTELDTALAREKDGQIELLTSADFLEGMTAMLTRRAPNFTGAVHPIAEPA, from the coding sequence ATGAGCGAGAGCGTTCTGGTCACCGAAGCCGGCGGCGTCCTGCGCCTCACGATCGACCGTCAAGCGCGGCTGAACGCGATCGATCTCGCGGCGATGGCCGAGCTGGGTGAGCTCATCAGCGCTGCCGCGGCGCGGCCTTCTGTTCGGGTGATCGTGCTGACCGGCGCAGGCAAGGCGTTCTGTACCGGCGCCGACCTGGCCGCGGCCGCCGCCGCGGGCGGCAACGAGGCCTCACCGCAGGTCGTGATGGACACCGCCAACGCGGTGATCCGCGCGATCATCGCCTCCCCGCTTCCGGTGATCGCGCGGGTCAACGGGCCCGCCGCGGGCGTCGGCGCCTCGATCGCGCTGGCCGCCGATCTCGTCTACGCGGCCGACAGCGCCTATCTGCTGCTGCCGTTCACCTCCATCGGCCTGATGCCCGACGGTGGAGCGACGGCGGTCGTCGCCGCCGCGATGGGTCGTGCCAGGGCCGCGGAGATGGCGCTGCTCGGCGCTCGACTGCCCGCTGCCGACGCCGCCGCGGCGGGCTTGATCACCCGATGCGTACCCGCCGCCGAACTCGACGATCAGATCGACGCTGTCGCCGCCCAACTCGCGGCGGGTCCTCGCCGCGCGCTGCAACTGACGAAGGCCGCCATCAACGCGGCGACGCTGACTGAACTCGACACCGCGCTCGCGCGGGAGAAGGACGGCCAGATCGAACTGCTGACCTCCGCGGACTTCCTCGAAGGAATGACCGCGATGCTGACCCGCCGCGCGCCGAACTTCACCGGCGCCGTACATCCGATCGCCGAACCGGCCTAA
- a CDS encoding group I truncated hemoglobin codes for MDEPDRRSTTASDNDSDASPDGRPLYERIGGHGALETVVEDLYRRVLADERLSPFFAGSNLTRMKGRQVEFFAALLGGPVPYAGASMRTVHRGRGITVNHFNSVAGHLVDALIAAGLDRELTDEVIGAVALLAGDIATPRESPTPP; via the coding sequence ATGGACGAACCGGATCGACGCAGCACGACCGCGTCCGACAACGATTCCGACGCATCGCCGGACGGCCGCCCGCTCTACGAGCGGATCGGCGGTCACGGCGCCCTGGAGACGGTCGTCGAAGACCTCTACCGACGCGTCCTCGCCGATGAGCGGTTGTCGCCGTTCTTCGCCGGGAGCAACCTCACCCGCATGAAGGGTCGACAGGTCGAATTCTTCGCAGCGCTACTCGGCGGGCCGGTGCCCTACGCCGGCGCGTCCATGCGAACCGTCCATCGAGGTCGCGGCATCACCGTGAACCATTTCAACTCGGTCGCAGGCCATCTCGTCGACGCGCTCATCGCAGCGGGGCTGGATCGAGAACTGACCGACGAGGTGATCGGTGCGGTCGCACTACTGGCGGGCGACATCGCCACGCCCCGGGAGTCACCCACCCCGCCGTGA
- a CDS encoding MCE family protein, which translates to MNSPLWEWLVRRRIAVANAGLVVVLLLGSGYLGGAVLRIDPTSTRYAVTVELAISGGLTKGSDVTFRGVRVGRVGDVRIAGDGIAAVAEIEEGTRIPVGGTVAVARLSAAGEQYLDFRPETDTGPYLRDGSVIARADTGVPVQVQSVLANMSGLVSGLNPERLNVIVNELDKALAGGPDGLRNMISGISRAMAGLNDLLPQTESLLRNLEVIASTTAHAQPDLGTLTNAGSALFQQFSAADAELRHLLQEGPGQLATLGGFISRTNNPITDLVTNFVAITRAAKLRQPAIELLFPTLSRFAEAVGIPAHDNAFFTLVDPWPRPTCDYDTVPIVPTNATADTRVRLYNYCVTDNPALQIRGSANAPRPAGPDNGAGPPPGVTGDELSQPSVPAPR; encoded by the coding sequence ATGAATTCACCATTGTGGGAGTGGCTGGTTCGCCGTCGCATCGCGGTCGCCAATGCCGGACTGGTCGTTGTCCTGCTGCTGGGCAGCGGGTACCTGGGCGGTGCGGTCCTGCGTATCGACCCTACGAGCACGCGCTACGCCGTCACCGTCGAACTGGCCATCTCGGGCGGACTCACCAAGGGCAGCGACGTGACGTTCCGTGGCGTCCGGGTCGGCCGCGTCGGTGACGTGCGGATCGCCGGCGACGGGATCGCGGCCGTGGCCGAGATCGAGGAGGGCACCCGGATTCCGGTCGGCGGCACGGTCGCCGTCGCTCGCTTGTCGGCCGCGGGTGAGCAGTACCTGGATTTCCGCCCCGAGACCGACACCGGGCCGTATCTGCGCGACGGCTCCGTGATCGCCCGGGCGGACACCGGCGTGCCCGTACAGGTGCAGTCGGTGCTGGCGAACATGTCTGGACTGGTCAGCGGATTGAACCCCGAGCGCCTCAATGTCATCGTCAACGAACTCGACAAGGCACTCGCGGGTGGACCCGACGGCTTGCGCAACATGATCTCCGGGATCAGCCGCGCGATGGCAGGGCTCAACGATCTGCTGCCGCAAACCGAGAGCCTGCTGCGCAATCTCGAGGTCATCGCCTCGACGACCGCGCACGCGCAACCCGACCTGGGAACTCTCACGAACGCGGGTAGTGCCCTCTTCCAGCAGTTCTCCGCCGCCGATGCCGAATTGCGGCACCTGCTCCAAGAGGGACCGGGGCAGCTGGCCACGCTCGGGGGCTTCATTTCCCGCACCAACAACCCGATCACGGACCTGGTGACGAACTTCGTCGCGATCACCCGGGCCGCGAAATTGCGTCAGCCCGCGATCGAGCTGCTGTTTCCGACGTTGAGCCGCTTCGCCGAGGCGGTCGGCATCCCGGCTCACGACAATGCCTTCTTCACCCTCGTCGACCCGTGGCCGCGACCGACCTGCGACTACGACACTGTCCCGATAGTGCCCACCAATGCCACCGCTGACACCAGGGTGCGGCTCTACAACTACTGCGTTACCGACAATCCCGCGCTGCAGATCCGTGGCTCGGCGAACGCACCACGACCCGCCGGCCCCGACAACGGCGCGGGACCGCCGCCCGGTGTGACCGGTGACGAACTGTCCCAGCCCTCGGTGCCCGCACCAAGATAA
- a CDS encoding PucR family transcriptional regulator, with product MIDRAIDRGFATSLELFASNVVGTDEQKLTVVRQLATEMLDSVTAAISLAYSDHLEAEVIEDQRTKSAVMVALLAGQDTSTVTRCSGFEVAESYSVLALHFPSRGDGGSETLLTQMDVRRMIRNIRAALDRHGSVRALSRLDVRGGVILIPSDETRDLDALLAVLSGAAGVDMTATCAEAPPARIPETVDQLCELLDLVQRIQRPPGLFRFADLAVEYQLTRPSAVRRHLDAILNPLDDHPILMETLCTHLANNLNRRRTARQLSVHMNTIDYRLKSIRKLTGFDPSSADGLWYLQSALVVRKANYRDTESTLSI from the coding sequence GTGATCGACAGGGCGATCGATCGGGGTTTCGCAACGAGTTTGGAGCTGTTCGCCTCGAACGTGGTGGGCACCGACGAACAGAAGCTCACGGTCGTGCGCCAGCTGGCGACCGAAATGCTGGACAGCGTGACGGCGGCGATATCCCTTGCCTACAGCGACCATCTCGAAGCCGAGGTCATCGAGGATCAACGGACCAAAAGCGCTGTGATGGTCGCGTTGCTCGCGGGGCAGGATACATCGACGGTGACACGCTGTAGCGGTTTCGAGGTCGCCGAGAGCTATTCCGTGCTGGCGCTACATTTTCCGTCCCGCGGCGACGGCGGGTCGGAAACGCTTCTCACCCAGATGGATGTCCGGCGGATGATTCGAAATATCCGCGCGGCGCTGGATCGCCATGGGTCGGTGCGTGCGTTGTCGCGACTCGATGTGCGCGGTGGTGTCATCCTCATTCCGTCGGACGAAACGAGGGACCTCGACGCGTTGCTGGCTGTGCTGTCGGGGGCGGCGGGCGTCGACATGACCGCGACGTGCGCGGAAGCGCCGCCGGCGAGAATTCCGGAAACCGTTGACCAACTGTGCGAACTCTTGGATCTCGTGCAGCGAATCCAGCGCCCACCGGGTCTGTTCCGTTTCGCCGACCTGGCAGTCGAATATCAGCTGACGAGGCCATCTGCCGTGCGCCGGCATCTCGACGCGATACTGAACCCACTCGACGATCATCCGATTCTGATGGAAACCTTGTGCACGCACCTCGCCAACAATCTGAACCGCCGGCGAACCGCGCGACAGCTGAGTGTTCATATGAACACCATCGACTACCGGCTGAAGAGTATTCGCAAACTGACGGGCTTCGATCCCTCGTCGGCCGATGGGCTCTGGTATCTGCAGTCCGCGCTGGTCGTGCGTAAAGCGAACTATCGAGACACCGAGTCCACCCTGTCGATATAG
- a CDS encoding helix-turn-helix domain-containing protein, with amino-acid sequence MTVPPGNAEWRPSPHDVASLTDRLVAHVIGEVAQCDIPSGTPMVSRIVAITRVSLEIAQGMSQGRDVAHELGELAMIAAELACDSVPIDLVLRGFHDGVQIVVGHLFDQHQDCPRDAVIEGFRIAMAVNDQLCTTVAHAYIGEHSAATHGQDAERTLTSALLAGQWTPALSRKRGVRVADTYSVLAVAWRASPDVGIALNCLLDLRKALTRHTEGQGSARLSLEGGTVLIPTEAVAESELDSLLEALAGAAEVELVAVVVAASAADVASAAKTAHEMLDVVDRLECAPGLYRFGQFALEYQLSRPGLGLSQLGELLAPLDRYPELRKTLRVHIANNLSRAQTARIMNIHTNTVDYRIRRIARLTGLNPARASDLWQLRSAMVARDCREGN; translated from the coding sequence ATGACAGTCCCACCCGGCAACGCTGAATGGCGGCCGTCGCCGCACGATGTGGCGTCGTTGACCGATCGGCTCGTCGCTCATGTCATCGGCGAGGTGGCGCAGTGCGATATTCCGTCCGGCACACCGATGGTGTCGAGAATCGTAGCGATCACCCGGGTCTCCCTCGAGATCGCACAGGGAATGTCGCAGGGACGCGACGTCGCACACGAACTCGGAGAACTCGCGATGATCGCCGCGGAGCTGGCGTGCGACAGCGTACCCATCGACCTCGTCCTGCGCGGTTTCCACGACGGCGTACAGATCGTTGTCGGTCACTTGTTCGACCAGCACCAGGATTGCCCCCGCGATGCGGTGATCGAAGGATTCCGGATCGCCATGGCGGTCAACGATCAACTCTGCACGACAGTCGCGCACGCGTACATCGGCGAGCACAGCGCAGCGACACACGGACAGGACGCCGAGCGGACTCTCACCTCCGCTCTGCTGGCCGGACAGTGGACACCCGCCCTGTCCCGCAAACGCGGCGTACGGGTCGCTGACACGTACTCGGTGCTCGCCGTCGCGTGGCGAGCGAGCCCCGACGTGGGGATTGCACTGAATTGCCTCCTCGACTTGCGAAAAGCACTGACGCGACACACCGAGGGGCAGGGATCGGCACGGCTGTCGCTCGAGGGCGGGACCGTTCTCATCCCGACCGAGGCGGTAGCCGAAAGCGAACTCGACTCGCTTCTCGAGGCGCTGGCCGGAGCTGCGGAGGTCGAACTCGTCGCAGTAGTGGTGGCCGCGTCCGCCGCCGATGTCGCGTCAGCGGCGAAAACCGCGCACGAGATGCTCGATGTCGTCGATCGCCTCGAATGCGCACCGGGGCTCTATCGATTCGGTCAATTCGCCTTGGAGTACCAGCTTTCGCGGCCGGGCCTCGGACTTTCCCAGCTCGGTGAATTGCTGGCGCCGCTGGACCGGTATCCGGAATTGCGCAAGACATTGCGGGTCCACATCGCCAACAACCTGAGTCGCGCGCAGACCGCCCGGATCATGAATATCCACACCAATACCGTCGACTACCGAATTCGCCGCATTGCCCGGCTCACCGGGCTCAACCCGGCGCGGGCATCGGATCTGTGGCAGTTGCGGTCGGCGATGGTCGCCCGAGACTGCCGCGAGGGCAACTGA
- a CDS encoding TetR/AcrR family transcriptional regulator: MTGKIIGNSLSPRGTKGKTTSSQADESPADAPTRQVRRRPKNRRAQIAAESAAAFGAHGYHGVSMDDIARRLDISSTALYRYFPSKYALFREELLRLSGIAVGAVELPAEAVDWTPRRRVDHVLDAVIGLTIANRPTVALARWERRYLEPSDLQEFTDQFAAAIATMRKLIGEVRPELDGRDRAVRAVSIFAVVSSIGDHHATVPAKALTRLLHTTSWALIDADLSELDSTKPADRTREQPQPFKHDLLLSKAVELFHERGYPNVSMEDIAAAADLSAASAVYRYYRSKSDLLVAAFRRAADRVSGAIAPAVAAANTPAEALGTLIELYVSGSFAERALTFVYYAEFSHVDQPDQVTLRHLQQLIITEWAKLVVEARPDLTIGEARILVHAAFSLVVDLGRTFGDHGISPQEKVIRLLETILLGQPLPR; encoded by the coding sequence ATGACAGGCAAGATCATCGGGAACTCACTGTCCCCGCGCGGAACAAAGGGTAAGACGACGAGCAGCCAGGCAGACGAATCCCCCGCGGATGCGCCGACTCGCCAAGTCAGGCGCAGGCCGAAGAATCGTCGTGCCCAGATCGCGGCGGAATCGGCCGCCGCTTTCGGCGCGCACGGATACCACGGTGTCAGCATGGACGACATCGCGCGGCGACTCGATATCAGTTCCACCGCGCTGTATCGGTATTTTCCCAGCAAGTACGCGCTGTTCCGGGAGGAACTTCTGCGGTTGTCCGGCATCGCGGTGGGCGCGGTCGAGCTTCCCGCCGAAGCCGTGGACTGGACGCCTCGCCGGCGCGTCGATCATGTGCTCGACGCTGTCATCGGCTTGACCATCGCCAATCGGCCGACAGTGGCGCTGGCCCGCTGGGAGCGCCGCTACCTCGAGCCGTCGGATCTGCAGGAGTTCACCGATCAGTTCGCCGCGGCCATCGCCACGATGCGCAAGCTGATCGGCGAGGTACGACCCGAACTCGACGGCCGAGACCGTGCGGTCCGCGCGGTGTCGATCTTCGCCGTGGTCAGCAGCATCGGCGACCACCATGCCACCGTGCCGGCGAAAGCCCTCACCCGGCTGCTGCATACGACCAGCTGGGCGTTGATCGACGCTGATCTGAGCGAGCTGGACAGCACGAAACCCGCCGATCGCACGCGCGAGCAACCGCAGCCGTTCAAGCATGACCTCCTGCTGAGCAAGGCCGTCGAGCTGTTCCACGAGCGCGGCTACCCGAATGTCAGTATGGAAGACATCGCCGCCGCCGCGGATCTGTCGGCCGCCTCGGCGGTGTACCGCTATTACCGCAGCAAGAGCGACCTACTGGTAGCCGCGTTCCGGCGCGCCGCCGACCGGGTATCGGGCGCGATCGCGCCCGCGGTGGCCGCCGCGAACACTCCTGCCGAGGCCTTGGGCACCCTGATCGAACTCTATGTCTCCGGTTCGTTCGCTGAGCGCGCGCTGACCTTCGTCTACTACGCCGAGTTCAGCCATGTGGACCAACCCGATCAGGTGACCCTGCGCCATCTCCAGCAGCTGATCATCACCGAATGGGCGAAGCTGGTGGTGGAGGCGAGACCGGACCTGACCATCGGCGAGGCCCGTATCCTGGTGCACGCGGCTTTCAGCCTCGTCGTCGACCTCGGTCGCACCTTCGGCGACCACGGAATCAGTCCGCAGGAGAAAGTGATCCGTTTGCTCGAGACGATTCTGCTCGGTCAGCCGTTGCCGCGGTGA
- a CDS encoding MCE family protein encodes MTLRTTLAAAFCAAAVAASSSGCSMTVAELPMPEPGIGGPGYTLHATFRDALNLPDRAHVKIGGTDIGVVTGISTTSFLADVEMLIRTDIQLPQGTTVELRQATPLGDIFVAMTLPSAEKAGPPLREGATIGAEHTASAASVEQLMMSVSMLINGGGLNQAAKVTSELNSIFAGKAPQLQHLIGEMTSVIAALNARTGDLDATLTGLSVLTGELARRKAELGAAADDFPQLIGLFAENNQAIVDLINKVAVTMDALGDFSATNGPQFVSLFQSIQNLMSGFAQMGDDLTGTLEGLHQIYPSVMNSMQGPTLAVGAILSYLDIGAITDPAGSRWPDGTDVPAFIGSITDVIAKVTGRLNSTPQQPTQEGPR; translated from the coding sequence ATGACTTTGCGCACCACGTTGGCCGCGGCCTTCTGCGCCGCCGCCGTGGCCGCATCGAGCAGCGGCTGCTCGATGACCGTGGCCGAGTTGCCGATGCCCGAACCGGGCATCGGTGGGCCCGGCTACACCTTGCACGCCACTTTTCGCGACGCGCTCAATCTGCCCGATCGCGCCCACGTGAAGATCGGCGGCACCGACATCGGTGTCGTCACCGGAATCTCGACGACGTCGTTTCTCGCCGATGTCGAGATGCTGATCCGTACCGACATCCAACTGCCGCAGGGCACCACCGTGGAGCTGCGCCAGGCGACCCCGCTCGGTGACATCTTCGTCGCCATGACCCTGCCCAGTGCCGAGAAAGCCGGGCCCCCGCTGCGTGAGGGCGCGACCATCGGCGCCGAGCACACCGCATCGGCCGCCTCGGTGGAGCAGTTGATGATGTCGGTGTCGATGTTGATCAACGGCGGCGGACTCAATCAGGCAGCGAAAGTCACCTCCGAGCTCAATTCCATCTTCGCGGGCAAGGCGCCACAATTGCAGCACCTGATCGGGGAGATGACCTCGGTGATCGCCGCGCTCAACGCCCGCACCGGCGACCTCGACGCGACGCTCACCGGGTTGTCGGTGCTGACCGGGGAATTGGCTCGGCGCAAAGCCGAACTCGGTGCCGCGGCCGACGACTTCCCGCAACTGATCGGGCTGTTCGCCGAGAACAACCAGGCCATCGTCGACCTGATCAACAAGGTGGCGGTGACGATGGACGCGCTGGGCGACTTCAGCGCGACCAACGGGCCGCAGTTCGTCAGCCTGTTCCAGAGCATCCAGAATCTGATGTCCGGATTCGCGCAGATGGGCGATGACCTCACCGGCACGCTCGAGGGACTGCACCAGATCTACCCCTCGGTCATGAACAGTATGCAAGGACCGACCCTGGCCGTCGGAGCGATCCTGTCCTACCTCGACATCGGTGCGATCACCGATCCGGCCGGCAGCCGCTGGCCCGACGGCACCGATGTACCCGCGTTCATCGGCAGCATCACCGACGTGATCGCCAAGGTGACCGGCCGCCTCAACAGCACACCGCAGCAGCCGACCCAAGAGGGGCCCCGATGA
- a CDS encoding acyl-CoA dehydrogenase family protein, whose translation MGVEFSPEQQDFAAAVAAFAKREAGTREKRDALTDHDAEQHNAGVYGKMAELGWLGLTVPEEYGGSDATMVDMCILLEESLRGMLPIGAIGPTLITGGAYAKFGTEAQKDVVLRGIVRGASQSISMSEPEAGSDVGNITAKAEKTNDGWLINGQKTWCSNAHISENILLVVRTDRSGGKHEGLTMFHVPANTPGLKISPIELMGNQKETNDLYFTDCLLPEDAVVGEVGNGWRQLMTGLNFERLILAAMSLGAAERAFEDTLQFISERKQFGRPIGSFQALRHRVADLATEIECTKLLVYSVAAAVDANPSKTFAREASMAKLKATEVSKQVALAGMQMMGGYGYAREFDMEKHVRGALVSTIFGGTSEIQRDIIGKTFGL comes from the coding sequence ATGGGCGTCGAATTCAGCCCGGAACAGCAGGACTTCGCGGCGGCGGTCGCCGCGTTCGCCAAGCGTGAGGCGGGCACCCGGGAGAAGCGTGACGCGCTCACCGACCACGATGCCGAGCAGCACAACGCGGGTGTCTACGGCAAGATGGCCGAGCTGGGCTGGCTCGGCCTGACCGTGCCGGAGGAGTACGGCGGCTCCGACGCCACCATGGTCGACATGTGCATCCTGCTCGAGGAGAGCCTGCGCGGCATGCTGCCGATCGGTGCGATCGGGCCGACCCTCATCACCGGCGGCGCCTACGCCAAGTTCGGCACCGAGGCGCAGAAGGACGTGGTCCTGCGCGGCATCGTTCGTGGTGCGTCGCAGTCGATTTCGATGTCGGAACCGGAGGCGGGCTCCGACGTCGGCAACATCACCGCCAAAGCGGAGAAGACCAACGACGGCTGGCTGATCAACGGTCAGAAGACCTGGTGCTCCAACGCGCACATCTCGGAGAACATCCTGTTGGTCGTGCGCACCGATCGCAGCGGCGGCAAGCACGAGGGACTCACCATGTTCCACGTGCCCGCCAATACACCGGGGCTCAAGATCAGTCCGATCGAGCTGATGGGCAACCAGAAGGAGACCAACGACCTGTACTTCACCGACTGTCTGCTCCCCGAGGACGCGGTGGTCGGCGAGGTGGGCAACGGCTGGCGTCAGCTGATGACCGGGTTGAACTTCGAGCGGCTCATCCTGGCCGCGATGAGCCTCGGCGCTGCCGAGCGCGCCTTCGAGGACACCCTGCAGTTCATCAGTGAGCGCAAGCAGTTCGGCAGGCCGATCGGTTCCTTCCAGGCGCTACGGCACCGGGTGGCCGACCTCGCGACCGAGATCGAGTGCACCAAACTGCTGGTCTACAGCGTGGCCGCCGCGGTCGACGCCAACCCGTCCAAGACCTTCGCGCGCGAGGCTTCGATGGCCAAGCTCAAGGCCACCGAGGTGTCCAAGCAGGTCGCGCTGGCCGGGATGCAGATGATGGGCGGCTACGGCTACGCCCGCGAGTTCGACATGGAAAAGCATGTCCGCGGTGCCCTGGTCTCCACGATCTTCGGCGGTACGAGCGAGATCCAGCGCGACATCATCGGTAAGACGTTCGGTCTCTGA
- a CDS encoding NAD(P)H-dependent flavin oxidoreductase, producing the protein MLRTRFTEAFGVEHPIVQGGMMWVGRAELAAAVSEAGGLGIITGLTQPTPQALREEIARTRDLTDKPFGVNLTILPSITPPPYAEYRQAIIDGGVPIVEIAGGNPATHLPFLKDAGIKVLHKCTSVKHALKAQQVGVDAVSIDGFECAGHPGENDTPGLVLIPAAAREIEIPMIASGGIADARGLVAAMALGADGVNMGTRFLCTVESPIAHVVKEQIVANTELDTKLIFRTLNNTARVADNAVSRQVVEIERGGGTFDDVRELVAGARGRKVYEEGDLDAGIWSVGQCQGLIHDIPTCADLVSRIVREAEALIAGRLAKSIVETVAR; encoded by the coding sequence ATGCTGCGCACCCGATTCACCGAGGCTTTCGGTGTCGAGCACCCCATCGTGCAGGGCGGGATGATGTGGGTCGGCCGTGCCGAACTCGCGGCCGCGGTCTCGGAGGCGGGTGGTCTGGGCATCATCACCGGACTGACCCAGCCGACCCCGCAGGCACTGCGTGAGGAAATCGCGCGGACCAGGGATCTCACCGACAAACCGTTCGGCGTGAATCTGACGATCCTGCCTTCGATCACGCCGCCGCCCTACGCGGAGTACCGCCAGGCGATCATCGACGGTGGCGTCCCGATCGTCGAGATCGCCGGCGGCAATCCCGCGACGCACCTGCCCTTCCTCAAGGACGCGGGCATCAAGGTGCTGCACAAGTGCACCAGCGTCAAGCACGCGCTCAAGGCCCAGCAGGTCGGGGTCGACGCGGTGAGTATCGACGGGTTCGAGTGCGCCGGTCATCCCGGCGAGAACGACACGCCGGGGTTGGTCCTGATTCCCGCCGCCGCGCGCGAGATCGAGATCCCGATGATCGCCTCCGGCGGCATCGCCGACGCGCGTGGGCTGGTCGCCGCGATGGCGCTCGGCGCGGACGGTGTCAACATGGGCACCAGGTTCCTGTGCACTGTGGAGTCGCCCATCGCGCACGTGGTCAAGGAACAGATCGTGGCCAATACCGAGCTCGACACCAAGCTGATCTTCCGGACCTTGAACAACACCGCGCGCGTCGCCGACAACGCTGTGAGCCGCCAGGTCGTCGAGATCGAGCGTGGCGGCGGCACATTCGACGATGTTCGCGAACTCGTCGCGGGCGCCCGTGGCCGCAAGGTCTACGAGGAGGGTGACCTCGACGCCGGCATCTGGAGTGTCGGCCAGTGTCAGGGCTTGATCCACGACATCCCCACCTGCGCGGACCTGGTGTCGCGGATCGTGCGCGAGGCCGAGGCGCTCATCGCGGGACGCCTGGCCAAGTCGATCGTGGAAACGGTGGCCCGATGA